The following is a genomic window from Papilio machaon chromosome 7, ilPapMach1.1, whole genome shotgun sequence.
ACCTAAAATGAGTCTTAACATAGAAAAAGTTGTAGAGAAAAATCCTAGAATTTTAGATTTGCGAGAAAAATTAAACGAGATTACAAAGAAACAAGATCTTAAAGATGCAAAGacgaaaagttatttaaatgatataacaCAGCAGTTTGTCGAAGATACTAATGAATCAGGTCCGTACAGTCTCTTATTTGACCTTCAAACAGACCCTTCCACATCATGTGTTAAAGTTAATGAGGGGGAATCGTGGAAAAGATCTCAAAATGATGTTTCTACTGATAATGCGCCacaaatcataaataaaataactacttCTACTAATAAAAGTCTTGAAAGGTTACCTAATGTTCTTAACTTCGATGACAAACGCATGAAAGAGTTTGAATATTCATGTGAGAAAGAAGTTCCAATTccaataaaaacaacatttaatacACATTCAAGATCCGATCTATGTTTACAACTTAAATCACATGTTCATCCACGAACTTACGAAACGAATCTCAGTCCGAACGAAAACTCCATGAGTAGAAACAACGAAGAAAATTCTTTGGATGACAGCTTAGGCATTTTAACCCCTGATCAAATGGATGACATTTGTTATTTAGAGAATGCGTTTTCGCCTACGGTCGAGGGACTACCGATATTTTGTGATAGCGGTGATTATAAGGCTTCACCTGATAATGGTGACACGCCTTCAACGGATAAGACTGAAAGCAATTCAGCTGCATCGACAATACAAAATGAAACTTTTGAGAccgtaaatgttaaaaaaggaAATACGTTTTCAAGTTCCATGGCACCTATTATTTCTCTCAAAGCATTACAAATtcagaataaaaatgaattaagtaATGACATTAATCAGACATCAGTCCTTAATTTGTATGATAAAACGTTTTGCAGTTTATTAGATACcaaaaaagaaactaaaaactGTTCGGAGGCGGAGGACAATATTGAATTGTACAAGTCTGAAGAATTAACACAAAATTTGGTAGACGAGGAATTTATGCCATCGATTCATGGTAGTATTTTAGAACCTGCGAGTTCTATTGCAGATACAACTATCAATTTAGAAATTCCTTTAGATTGCAAAGCAGATAATCGTAATGCTTCTAATCGTATAGAGCAAACGCCATCCCCGGAAGATTTACCACTTGATAGTTCTGAAATAAATGGCGAAATCAGCACGTATTCTCAATTCTCAGCGTCTACGTTGCATGATTCACAGACTTTTTCAGACAGCAAAAATGATTATACAAAATCAATGGAGACTTCAAAGGTgtcaaatagttttataacGAGTATCACTAGCATAACTAGCTTAGACGGTTATCAAGGGGACGGGGAAATGTCAAGACCAGTTAGTCGAAGTGCAGATCACCCTATGGAACCTCGGGAAGATGTCATCGATATGGATTGGCAAAATGTTCCTGTGACAAGAAGGATAGATCCCATGACTGACTCCGATTTCTTTACTGAAAGTGATGCCGATGGATTAGACGAACACATGCAAAAAGGTGATCGACGAGCTCAAGTTATAGACGGAGCTCTATATGGCGGCAAAAATGGTAACACTAATGCTCCTTTGATTGTCACGAGAAGTGAAGACTCATGCATGGAGTCAAGTGGCGTATATACAGATTTTGAAAACCATCGTGCATCTCCAGTATTTTTACATGTAATAAAAGATATGTCTCCAGATTCAACACCGTCAACTCGATCAGAGTGTAGTCAGAAGGATTCTAGCTCTAATAAACTAAATGCGTATTTTACACCATTAGAAGATACCTTGGAAGAGCAAAACTCTGATGTATCACACGTGATCGATGACGACATAACGCCCAAGAATACTAGCAAAAGAAACTCTATAAATAGTGAAAAAGATGTTCGGACtatcgataaaaataaagaagaaaaacgaAGCTTTACCTTAAAGAAGTACAAAATGCCCAAACGTGACGTCcctagtaaattaaaaactatgttGGCAAGTAGAAAAACTGATGCAGATGCTAGCATACAAAACAGTCCAAAAGCGACTAAAAAGAGCGAGAGGCgagaaagttttttaaaaaagtcttCAATGGAAATGAAGAACGACTACAAAATGAAATCTTTCAAGGATATTAAATCGAAAGTTGATTGCACGTTTTCGTTACAACGGTCGCAGACTGCGTGCAGTGTTACAAGAATGTTAAGCGCTAAATCTACTAATATGAACACGAAACCAAAAAGGTAATCAGcgtctaaatttatttatattgttttggaCTTACGCTATATTTTGAATTCTATTTAttcatgataaaaaaacataacggTACTGAATATTAAGCCTAGTAAAGTTTCCTCTCTTCTATGTTTCAGCCGTCACATGCGCATGCGAATGGACCTGGGCTCGGCCAATGGCAGTGGCAAGAGCAGCCTGCACAGTTCGCAGAGCGACATTAGCGCCACCAGCACGCCGCTCGGCAAGCATACCACTAGCCGCTTCCCGTTGCTGAGTAAGTATCTCCATTACATACTATCGttcatttctcttttttttgtttaaaaaataactttgtttagttttattaaagaatCATATCGTAATCCACCCTCAAaagataaatgtattaaatagtcTAACTTATGCTTTAGCTATTATATTTCGCTAGGCGCTAAGATTGTTTCGGCTTGACgaagaataatttaacttgatatttatcactgatttttttaaactaaattcgTTTGATTATATGCTATTtactcaaatataatttaatagctGTGAGATATGAGGTTCCATtaccttttatattttttatacaaaataatttttgacgAAAGTGTTATAATGAAATcgatgtaacattttttccGTCAACATATAGTAATGTTCTTATGGACCATACActacaatgttatttttagtaactAAACGTAACACATTGATTGTTATGAAATGTGATCGTTTGGCGCCTAGTAAATTTCAGGAGCAATTTGTAATAACTgcaaaattacatcaaatatGTTGCAGGAGAAAACAATGACAGACACTCAATATTTTCACGAGTGAaccaataacaatttttacaattcaatCAATTCATAAATACCTTGATACAATTTCAATTGTTCTATCTTTAAGCTAGCATTAAGTAATTAACTGTGCAAATCATAACGGTGTGTGCATAAGTCCTTGCCAATCAAAAGAAGTAATTTAACATGTGAAATATCAGTCGttatacagtaaaattatgattaaaattGCATATCGATCCATGAGAAAATCTGAAAGTGGATAAAGTTGTATGGtcttttttggaaaataaGGGACAGACGAAGAAACGATACCTCGACATTAGAAGAACCACAAACTTGTTTAGTACGTTTGTGTTACAACTTGCCCTAAATAATTCGACTTCTTTAAAAACTGGTGCTGCTACATGGCACTTGGAATACTTTGACTTATAACCTAAATTCTACATCGTTTCTCCAGAGGCGGCTACCTTCCGTATCGATCGGGCATAACACCCTTACcttgatattttttagttttggtGTGTTTCTTCTTCTTAGACTCATCAATCAATACCTAATAAAATATCGCTACACCCAGTTAAAGCTGGTTGTAACTCTGCAATAAGAAGAGAGCAGGACATAACcatgaatatatttaatatagacaTAAACGTTAAAGGGCTTCATCTAATTATTATCGACCTGGCGTATTGTTGCAGAGATTGTCATTGTCAGTCTATTAATGCACTTACAAATATGACCTTTATAGAATCTATGGATATTTTTAGTCTGTCCtttgttgtttgttgtttttatacttgtttatagcttgttattgtattaaaaatcagCTGTTTGTCGTTGACAAAGCAATCCAGAAGGTCGACATTACGACTAGCTCGGGGAGGACCGCATGGTTACTGGTATTTCCTCCCGAGTGCGACGAGTCCGCGGCATTCGGTTCGCCGATCCGTTCGCCAGTCGCCGGTGAGACGCGGGCCGGCGCGCGCCGACTGCGCCACACTGTCGCGTCCGTGACGTCAACTTGCAACGCGAAAAATCAATGGATACAGATACAACTCTTCACCCTTAAGGTTACCTAGCATAccgcatttttttaaacgtagaAAATGTGAAATATGCGAGTGATATAGTGAACTGTACGATGCGAACGCAGAGGAGAACGTGAAATGCCGATCGCCGTGTGAATGGTTTACAGTCGCTGAATTTTTGTGTGGTGTCATAATTCGAATTCTATAGgacatttttacaatttcagtTATCGGTTGTGAGAAGACTTTCACTGGTAGAcaattttttcctatttgaATCCAATAATGTAAGAATCCAAAAAAGATTCCCCTTAGCTCCACTGTCAGATTTTGCGCACCTTTGCAAAAAACTAGTAACCAAATTAAGTAATGCATCTTAACTAACAACAAAACAGaaaacgttttaattaaaattgttgaagaatactcaaattataaagagttttttttttaaacaagcaAAAGTACACAAATGTCTCGTTTTGATAAGCAAGACAACTAAACTACGATAAAAGGGAACTGTTCTTTCATATTCAAATTGGATACGATATTATGCTTGAACAGTAATTCATCATATAATAATAGCATCGAATTGAATCAGTTCCCTTTGCGGTATTGTTATCATCCCATtagttaaatacatattagttataaatattaagctATTAGTGGTCTTCTTTGAAAATgactgtattataaaattattgtacagGAAGTCAGAAATCATTCGTCTTGAAATCTTAACGAGCAAAAACTACTTGAACTAACTATAGCCAATTATGCAGTTTTTCTAAACAacctttttattcttattcGAAGAATATGATTTGAAGAGGCTTCATAAATTATCTACGGCAGCTTGCTGAtgcgataaataaaaattgattcaCTGAGGATAATGTCCGAAGCTGTTGACATTTTACACGATAAAAGCGAATTGGAAAAAATTGTTAAGCATATATAGACATATGTATAACTTGAATAACTTAGTAAAGCTTTGTCGACTTTTTCTCTTTCAgtacttttttcattattattacaagtTGACCAACG
Proteins encoded in this region:
- the LOC106714972 gene encoding uncharacterized protein LOC106714972, which codes for MSKIPVDRSVKSRSLNINGVCFKDYSLIGSLRSGDIKPKDIPKRIQTVNAPHNNDINDKIFHTTYQSFIPKMSLNIEKVVEKNPRILDLREKLNEITKKQDLKDAKTKSYLNDITQQFVEDTNESGPYSLLFDLQTDPSTSCVKVNEGESWKRSQNDVSTDNAPQIINKITTSTNKSLERLPNVLNFDDKRMKEFEYSCEKEVPIPIKTTFNTHSRSDLCLQLKSHVHPRTYETNLSPNENSMSRNNEENSLDDSLGILTPDQMDDICYLENAFSPTVEGLPIFCDSGDYKASPDNGDTPSTDKTESNSAASTIQNETFETVNVKKGNTFSSSMAPIISLKALQIQNKNELSNDINQTSVLNLYDKTFCSLLDTKKETKNCSEAEDNIELYKSEELTQNLVDEEFMPSIHGSILEPASSIADTTINLEIPLDCKADNRNASNRIEQTPSPEDLPLDSSEINGEISTYSQFSASTLHDSQTFSDSKNDYTKSMETSKVSNSFITSITSITSLDGYQGDGEMSRPVSRSADHPMEPREDVIDMDWQNVPVTRRIDPMTDSDFFTESDADGLDEHMQKGDRRAQVIDGALYGGKNGNTNAPLIVTRSEDSCMESSGVYTDFENHRASPVFLHVIKDMSPDSTPSTRSECSQKDSSSNKLNAYFTPLEDTLEEQNSDVSHVIDDDITPKNTSKRNSINSEKDVRTIDKNKEEKRSFTLKKYKMPKRDVPSKLKTMLASRKTDADASIQNSPKATKKSERRESFLKKSSMEMKNDYKMKSFKDIKSKVDCTFSLQRSQTACSVTRMLSAKSTNMNTKPKSRHMRMRMDLGSANGSGKSSLHSSQSDISATSTPLGKHTTSRFPLLRNGKKRDSAPTPTTPARPPPTPPQPPPAPAQVKKNGVVQKLSSSPVTVRARTSLAPPPSPRKPPPHRTPAQRPNTLTTNKEPPRVTAAVGPRSKRAQTPQSARTTAPPAPLPAPLTAPLVTPLPAPPSTPPREHVTALAHAAKGVEALGVLVQYLVFRLDALNGGSWRLEAERWRSVAAAERSSAARADRDRQQRAQKDLDTIAECLSKISELEMEVSSKEEANARLQAIHMEEVAALANDIKGLKDTIESLKHEVAESRARLHAHGEVERSLRAQLEAARAQAARGERGEGGGRARRDAACDPVRCDVEEYQLRLETGQEISTDANELAAEVRSLRAVIELKQAEMASLRDARTELSAERERRAGAEREARAARHAAEELRERAAARQRDVDRLRDDNRRLRDAAARDRDHAARLAALNEELRYKLRQKSQVVSLLAGGGYIERAPLRTRTSSGESARSGSPPPDSPSPSASPAASPAPDAPHSPHSPHSPHSPHSPPLPAVKGVVEKHDSVSWVLEIEESPEEVATRLARRSSFRASASPSGVKRRGGGSPGSSPAPASPAPNASKLFRPGELDFPPPPLKESAGEAIYIYDDRQY